One Echeneis naucrates chromosome 4, fEcheNa1.1, whole genome shotgun sequence genomic window, AGAACCTACAGCCGATAGAACTGCAGCAGGTAGAACCTACAGCAGATAGAACTACAGCAGGTAGAACTACAGCAGGTAGAACTGCAGCAGGTAGAACTACAGCAAGTAGAACTGCAGCAGGTAGAACTGCAGCAGGTAGAACTACAGCAGATAGAACTGCAGCAGGTAGAACCTACAGCAGATAGAACTACAGCAGGTAGAACCTACAGCCGATAGAACTGCAGCAGGTAGAACCTACAGCAGATAGAACTACAGCAGGTAGAACTACAGCAGGTAGAACTACAGCAGGTAGAACTGCAGCAGGTAGAACCTACAGCAGATAGAACTGCAGCAGGTCGAACCTACAGCAGGTAGAACTGCAGCAGGTAGAACCTACAGCAGATAGAACTGCAGCAGGTAGAACCTACAGCAGGTAGAACTACAGCAGATAGAACTGCAGCAGGTAGAACCTACAGCAGGTAAAACTACAGCAGGTAGAACTGCAGCAGGTAGAACCTACAGCAGGTAGAACTGCAGCAGGTAGAACTGCAGCAGGTAGAACTACAGCAGGTAAAACTACAGCAGGTAGAACTGCAGCAGGTAGAACTGCAGCAGGTAGAACTACAGCAGGTAGAACTGCAGCAGGTAGAACCTACTTCAGCCTCAGTATTCTAAGAAGGGACGGGTTGTTTGTCCAGCTTCCTGTCTAATCTTCACTCCATCTGTTTATGAGAAGCAGTCAGTCAAAGAGTCACTCTTCCACCTGGTCGCTGTTTACGCTGCTGTCAACAACACTCTGCACACATCATCTCAATTTACCCcgacactgctgctgctgccctccaGTTCCCCTCCGCAGTGTGCTGACTCTGAATATCTGAGAAGGAAAATCTCCCTTTTTGTGTCTGCGAGGTAACGTGAGGGCGAGGAGGAGCCGCCGAACCCTGAAGTACACTTCAGAGTGCCGGAGAGATGAATAATAATCCAACACACTTTCCATCATTTTGTGGTTTCTCAGTCGGCTCATTCAGACAGAGCTGTCTTGGAAGACGAAGCTGAGCATTTGATggagtaaagaaataaatatctAATTTAAACATCATGGAGCCTGAAGATGAAATGTCACGTTCACTGCGGTGAAGACtctttggattttatttttaaatcctcTGAAAGTgaggaaacacaagaaaaaccGAAGCACACAACAGGATCAAGTTCatacaagagaaaaagaaagagccaACAAAAAGCAGAAGTCTAATGAACGACTGTACGTGGTGACTCTGCTGTTAAAGGAATGGACGAGATCTGTGTTGGTGGGGGTCTGTTTTCTCAGGAGGGGTTGTTCCACCTGGTTGGTGGCGGTGGGGGCTCGGAGAACACGCCCCCCAATCTGATATTGGATAGATGTCAGATTTTTGCTGCTGATGCTGGAATTGTTGGAAGATGTTTTGAGAAGTTTTTGTGTCAGCTGTAACTTATACAGTTGATGCCAGATGATTCTTCATTTCTGGATGGTTTAACATGTGACGGCTCACACCTTCACCACAAGGCCAGAGGAGATAAGGCATCTACCCTTCAGATACACAGcgatgactgtgtgtgtctgtctggttGTTGTGCAGGGACTCCAGCTTTGATGGCTTTGACTGGAGGGATAAGAAAAGGCCAAAGTGATGAAAATCTGGATTCTGTTTTTGCCAACATTGTCTCTACGTATTGATTTTGTCTGGAAACCTTCAAAGAAAAAGCATTTATGTCTGAATCACGCAAGAGAGGAAGTGCAGAGAGGCCACTGAGACACTTGGAGAGCAGTTAATGTGGATTTGGCTCCGTCAGAAGGTTCACTGTTCAGGAAACACTCTTATGGACAGAGACACAACATCCTGAGACAGAAACCATCTCATCCCGTCACTGCAGAGTCACAACTTCATATTGAATCATaaattatggttttattttaaatggaatTAAAGAAGAAGTCTGCTCAAGCCAGCTGActgttaattttcattttcagtcctGGTTCCTACTggtctgaacatttctgacctGGTAAAACTCTCCCATCTGCATCAGCGCTACAAAAATAACCACCAGAGTTACAGGTGTCATCCTGCAGCCGGCATCAACATCCTTTGAAAAATGACAATCGTGTCACAAGACGAGCCAATCACGCTTCAAGAGTTAACGCAGATTCTGTGAGAAACAATGAAAGTCAGAAGCATTCATCATCGTCTGAGCGGCTCTGTCTTCGCAGCGGACGAGAAATGTGTCCTGTGACATTTGGCCACATCTTCTTGAATTATTAGCGCCTTCGGAGGGGCAACAGGATTTATCACAGCTTCTGGTCGACACCGAACCAGACAGGTGAGCTGTGATCGCAGACAAACGAATGATTACCATTTTAGCACGAGTTAGATTTAACACGTTAGCCACTAATCGACATTTACGCTTTACTTCCGTTTACTCCAGAATAACACCATGACCGTCCACATCAGGCAAACCAAATATATTGATAACAACAAACTGCAACAATTTCACACATAAACCCGAAAGCAAACACTCTGATGGGAAAATAGATCTGGAAAATGTTTCAGGAACAACAGACAGAGTAGGGCGGAAAATCCAAAACTGAAGGAAGAACAGCAAGGAACCATGGGAGCAAAGGTAAAGCTGAAACTtgatttaaaattcattcacCTTTTCGTCTGGATGTGTCCAGGATTGTTACCGTCGGCCAGCTGGAGACAAACACTCTGGTGAAGAAGTGAAAGCCGTGGAATGGAAGGACATCCTGGCTGTGTTTCTGCTCAGCCACATGTATACAATCACCAGCTCTGGTTGTTTGGGGCTGTTTGTTCAGGGAGCTGAAacccctgcagctgctgatcGTGGCACAGATTTGTCCTTTAGTTACTAAGAAACTGCACACAATGATGGAGACAtatcttgctcaaggacactttgaCGGGATGGACGCCTATTGATGGAAACTGTGATTGATCTCGACATAGGCATGTTCAGCTTTGTTGTCCTTGGGAGATCTGTGTGTAGTGAAAATTGagaaaatagtttttgtctTCAGCAACAGTGTTTTGAAGCCAAGTGTGGCGCCGTGATCTCTGTTACCTCTCAGACGGGTCTTTTTATGGATTCTGCCTTTTGGCCTCTGATCAAAAACTCTGTCCAACCAAATCAGAGAATCAGAGCCGGGCTTCGCTCTCCTTGATGTAATCTGCTGAGGCCATTTTACAGTTACAGTATGAGCAGAGATAATCCAACCTGGTGTCACATCAGAGGATGATGACTCCCTCTCCTGATCACCGTCAGGCCAACTCCAGCTGGAGCGCGTCTGGTTTTGTCCCGCTGTTCGTGCTAATTGCTCTCTGGCCTTTTGCTTATGTTGTGTGAATAAATCCGCTGTGTTGTGTACATGCAGGTGTGTGCACGTGTCGGGTGGAAGATGGACGGCTCTGCAGTGAAAAGTCACAGGTGACAACAAACAACACTCAGAGCCAACTGCACTAACTGGTTCCACCTGCAGGACGGAACCAAAGGACTTTATCCAAGATGGTAAAAGTGGATCAGGTCACACCAGAgactgaacaaaaaagaaaaacatgacgACATGCAGTGAAACAGCCTTTGTGAATAAATCATGAAGCATCCAGACATCCTCCGAAGAGACAACACGGCCCAATCAGGAGATTAAAACTTTAATCTCATGATGGAAAATGTAGCTTATTTACGCCACCTCATCTACTTCATGAGACCGACTTCGTTTTGATTCAAATGAAATGGCGGATGGAACTTTACATTCCTTTTGCTAATTTTCCACTTGGGTGGCTTCTTGGTGAAAATACATGCTGCATTTGGAGGGAAAGCCAACCAGCAACACGAGATTACATCGTTGCACCAGGTTACCAGTGAAggtcttttcattttgatgatgttGGGGGGGTCCAGCCTGATACATTACCGTTCCTGCTCTCCTTGGcagtctgtgctgtgatgagAAGGTGGCCTGGTGCTGGATGAAGCTGGGAGaagtaatgaaaacaaatggctGCCGTTATGGGCACTTCACATCATATTGCAGCAGCTCCATAACAAAGCCTGACGACAAGCTTTGATCTCGGCCAAGACGGAGGAGAGCGGGAGAGACTCCATCGCTGCTTCTACTTTTTCATACAACCAGACTGTGATGCTGTGACTTCAGGTTCAGCTGTTCCCCGAGGAGAACATGTCGGGCTTGCTGGGTGCAGAGTTAGCAGGTTATTTCCCAGCGGGCCCACTAAAGCTAAAAGCATGATTGGTCAGGTTGAAACTGGTTCTGAGATAAAAGTTCACATCGACTGTTAACACAGAtgtgacatgtttttatttttacaggatGATGTAACTGAAACCCGCTATTGAATAACACAGCGACGGAATAAGTCACCGAGCGAGGCAGCATGAAGAAAATGTTCTAAAGCTCGAATGCAGCTTCAAAGACTGAATTAGTCAGCAAAATTTGTTCAATAAAACCTTAAatgtgagagaagaaaacaagaacaacctaaaaacacagacacagactctgacagctaggcctctgattggctgtgacatcacacaccaaagccaataggagtgtccgATGGGGAGACTCTCATGACCTCAGAAGGTTCAAGCAGAGCTGAAGCTCCCTGATGACTCCAAACCTCAACAGCTTTTGTGAATTTGGACTTTAGGAGGATTCATACGACCTCGATCTTTAATGTGCACGTTAATACAGTTTGCCCCCCCACCTCATTCAGTGAAAACAtctcagtgttttatttatgtatgaaCATCTTGAAGATGTACAGTTGTTGTTCTGGAGCTCGGCTGTCACTTCCTACACACAACAAGTCGTACTTCTGGGCCCTTTGATGTGGGAGTGCTGACTCATGTCCCGCCTCCTCGATTCTTCACGTGTACTGGAGCCGCTCTGTCTTAGTCTCGTCTCACCTCAGACAGGAAGTTGGCTTTGCCCATTAGTGGTTCATTAGGAACCCCCACCCAACACCCACCAACAGCAGAAGGCAGATACAGACGAAGGTTCTGGGTGTttctgaacaggactgaagacTCCTCTCTGATTAGAATGGATTgccccccccttctcttcctgtcctgcagTGATGTAGGGGGGAATCTaatggctgtgctgctgctttcatgtgTTCGCAGGAAGGAACATGGTGGTATCTTTCCCTCCCCCGAGCCGACAGAGACTGACAGCATCGGCTGCATCTTTGTTTCTCTTCCAGTAGCTTTATTTCAACGAACTGTGTGCATACGCTGAAGCGGAGCTAAATTTAAACACACATTCCCTGACAGCTCCTCACAGCAGTCGCATTATCCATGATGTGCTCAGGCACCAGGGGGAGCAACCAGTTTTACCCGGAGTGTTCCTCGACACTCCCCGCTGCACCTCCATGTACTGCctcattttgttgtttacaTTGACACAGTCCTGGCTCTCCCACCTCTGCTCCAAAAATAGGAAACTAAAGCTGTTAGCAGTCCCCACCATTAACCTTGTTATCACCCCCCCCTCcgtccttcatctctctctccctctctgtctctctctcacacacatacatacagatgCTTTTCCTTTTGCTAGTCGGCTGCTGggggaaataaaaatgctcCTCTGTATTGAGCTGCGACTGTGTCGGATGTCTGAGGATGGGGATGTATGATAAGAGGAAGAAAGGCTCCACTGTGGAGGCTCTGGGGAGCACAAGCCGCTCTCACTTTCACAGGAAATGGCACTTTCAGATCTCCTCCGAGCTGCGGCGTCGAGCCGTTCGCCTCCAGAAAGTGACCctgttgtcactgtttgtatgcAACGCTGCATCAAGGTGGACAGTAATGTCGCCATCAACCCGTTTCAAGTGTCACAAACAAGCCAATGAAATATATAGCAGGCAGTCAGCCAGTTGGGGTGGGAAAATCATAACTCCCCACTTCGAAGTTTTACAGAACAGCTTAGCAACTTGATCACGGTTACTATAGCAGCAGAGAGTCATAAGATGGATTCCCTTTGCCAAACTGAGCGGCTTCAATGTCTAATAGACTGAGCAGCGACTGGCTGCCGCTGAACACATACAGTATGATGCCTCAAGATCATtagaaaaaaagtcaataatGAACATCATAAAACCAAAGCCGGAGCTCCAAACACAATCCTTTTAGGTCCTCATTGAAAATACTCAGAATACTGTGCCTAATGGACTGAATGTGTTATATATAATATTCAGATGGCTCTCTGCAGAGGATACTCTGCTTTTGATCATGGACACGGAGAAGGAGCCATTAGTGAAGAGAGAATGACTGGAGATGACTTTATCACAAGGAAAATACACAATGAATCCAAAACACACTGagcctgtgctgctgctctacACTACAACATCTGAGGTACGTCtgcaaaaagctgcagctccGTCACAACttatgttagcatgctaaccagttgGAGGTGGTTATATTTGGGAAAATGCTTTTCCTGCATAGCTATCGAGCTACTGAGCAATAAAAACAtggtgtgattaaaaataaacagcatgatGTCCCCAAATTCTAACCAATGAGAGATTGTTGGAGTCAGGGAGGGGCCGGCTCCAGATTTCTGAGTGAGCTGGTTTGATTCCCAGAAACTCCAACTCAGACATTTTATAGGAGGGGGGACAGAGGGGACATGTCCCCTACACTTTTTACCGCCCAAAAACAATGTTACGCTAAATTAAATGGAGACGGGTCAAGCGTTAGGACTAAGCGGTAAATGGCCGCTCAAGCTGAAGCCTGTTTCCTTTAGACCGCCCAAAAGTTCATCGATTGGCTCTGCCGTTTCTTGCTAACGTGTGATTGGCCGTCCTTGCTGTCACTCCATGTGGTTTTAAACACCGCCTGGACTTGCACAGTGTCCCGTTGCACAACAATCTTCCTTTAAAGTGCTTTAACCAGCTGCAGCCTTCGGTGCCTTGCTCGAGGGGTCGTACCAGTGATGGAACATCAGTGacacagccagattttggtttACGGCCTAACTTGTAGCTTCGCATCACAAACCTTCCCCGAGCAGCAAActggacaaataaatgaatgctgtTTACATTGTGTCTGGAGCCGCTCGTCTCCTGCTGCCACCAAgtgaaataaagcaaagaaaCCATTCTGAAGCTCCACCTGCAGAGGTCtattattttactgtcacagcTGCGTGGGAGACGGCAGACATtttgcagcagagcagagtaTTTACCTCACAGGGAGGaggcttgtttttgctttgtgcaGTCTGTACCCTAAAACCTGAACTCTTGCTtctacaacacaacacaagtcaAATTTTAGTGATAAAGTGTTTGTTACATGCAGTTCCACCACCAGTGTCTCCTGCAGAACAAAGCACATAAATATAGATACAAACAGAAGatagaaaagaacaaaagcattACAAAGTACGAGAGTGAATGTGTGAGTGGATTTGAAACCAAAGGGCAACAGCGGGGCAGTTTGCATGAGAAGCACAATCAATAACAAGACTGCAGCGGAGGAGAACCGAGTGAGAATAATTCCTTTGTAAGTCGAGAGTTACAGCTGCActattcagtttctttttatgCAATAATCCGGGAGTCTGCTCGGCCTCAATGGAAAGTTTCTCCTAAACAATTAGCAAACAGTTTGTCTTCGGAGGAGTGAGACCTTTAGCACATCCACCCCCACCGGAGAAAAGGATGTTCAGCTTCCTGTTACATAAAAGTGTAAAATCTCTAAATGGTGAAGTTTAAGTAGCAGCGGACTCCGTTTCTGAGTCTGCATGGAGAAAGTTGGTCTTCCTGCCAGGTGTCCAGGCCGAGTGTGGGGGGGCGTCCTCGCTCTGTGGCGGATAACTGCATCAGAAATGTTCATCATTTCAGAAAGATGAATCACAATTCGCCACAGAGCGCTAACCCTCGCCCAAATTACTCCAAATGCTTTGCCCACTCACCTTAAAAGCATAAATATATATCTTCAGATCAGCTGGCTCCCTCTGATGCTGAAATTCGTTGAAGAAAGCCACTTTGCTCAGCTGCTCGCTTTACTGTGATTGCATCTCTCAAAAAGTGACGCATCAATGACTCTTCTGCAGACAAAACGACTgcagtttgacatttgacagaaatatttaGTTTGGAGCTTTTTGAAATCAAAGAGCCAAATCTTCCTCTAATCTTCCACTGGCCTCCTTGTTCCCTCCTTCCCAGTTCTCACTCCTCCATTCTCGTCCTCCTTCACCTTCAGtccctttcttctctccctgtGGGAAGTTACTCAGGGAATGCTTGAGGATATCAGAAGATCAGATTACATGAATGTTAGTTAACAAAGCAGAGAAGTTTCATCTCTTAAAAGTCTGTTCTTGTGTGAGAGTTTGTACgtaaatatttttcagagagaaaaagactcCCGAAGCAGTCGGCCGAGTTTGGATACAGGAAAATCAAATCATGTCGACTGACATGAATCAATCTGAGGTCCACTGAGGAATCCTCCGTCTTCTCTGAATTCACTGAAATGTATCTCTGTAGCTTCAGACGGTGGTTATGCCGGTTTTTGGTTCAAAGTGTTGCAGCCTCTCTGTGAGACGtctgatctgtgattgtgtgtttttaaactcaTTTCAGTGTCTATCAGGGTTTATCAGCAACATGCTGGGCAGATCCATCGATCTATCAATAGACTGGAATGCCTCACTGCACGTGAAGATGATGATTAGCAGCAGTTCTTCCAGCGGACGTCGGCACGGTGGCTGACTTCGGAACGTTTTCTGACAGGCCTGTTTTGGCGCCTCGTCAGATCGGCTCGGTCCTCAGCAGATGTGACGTGGGCCTTGGTGGGAAGAAgcagctccctctctctgtgaaaATATCCGAAAGGCAGGTCCTGATCGGGTGCCAGGATCTCCTGCCAGTCCGTGGCCAAGATCCTCGCACTCACAGGATTGAAATGTGCCTGTCATTTTCCgggtgggaggggagggggcgtTTGGGCTCGAGCATGCTGTTCTTTTCTTCACTCAGAATTTGGATCCGAAGCTGCTCGGAGACCGAAGTGGGTTTGTTCTGAAACAATAAGCACAAAGAAATTGACTTTCGCATTTTCCCTCTAAGCTGGTTGGAAGCGTTTCTGTCATATTTGTAAAGGGAATAAAATCGTGACTGATGAGACTAAAGAACCTTAGAAGGTAAGTTTCAGTGCTATTAAGAGACGACAGGTGGAACGAAACAAGTTCAAGCTGCTTACAAAGAGACGCTGAGCATAATGGGGGGGGGCGTCAATGTGCAGTTACAGCGATACGCAATGTGTTTCTTGGCATTTTAGGCTGaatcatgcaaacacacacccaaacataACCCTTAATCTTCTCAATGGAGCAATAGTTTTCAAAATTACCATCAAGACGCGCATTAGGAGAAGTGAAAATAGCTGCTGAGGCTCTGTCAGCTTGtgttaaagacaaaaagagcCATTTTGGATACTTCATTGCGTCTGCTGGTGTGATATGTATGTTACACAAAATGCAGTCTCAACTGCTTCTTCCTAAATTAGAGCcatgaataaaagacagaagagtgCCGCtgaacattatgatgtcacactGACGTTTTGATCACaaatattttgtcctttttcaaaTCATCATGTAGATTCTGCTAAAATGTTCAGTGGCCTTGACCTTCAAAATGGAATCAGTTCGTCCCGAGTTCAACTTAAGAAGAAAAATCCAGATGTTCCTAAGATCACGTTCAACAATGACGGCCGCAGAAGCGTATaaagaacatttatttacatatttctgGGTGtggcctttttttatttttaccaaacacacacacattcagcagttAGCTCCTGTGCTAACCGGTCACACACATTAGCCCGAGGATGAAGTGTCCGATCCTCCGTGTGAGTGTTTCTGCTTCATTATTAAAGAAGCCGTTCACCATGAAGGCTCGTTAGAGTCAGAGCTGATAATTACCTTAATTAGTAAAATATGAAGGAATCTGTGCCATTTAAATTGAGATGCATCCATAATTaatgaaaatctgatgaaaTGCAGATAGTTTAAAACATGTCCTGAGTTGGAGTCAAACACTGCCAGTATTTCATGAACAGAGTGAACAAATTTCAGGTACAGTTCATTTTATTCTCCATTTTCAGACCAGCAAAATGTCTCTAGAGTGTctcactttggaaaaaaaagaaccattACTTCATGTTAATCTTCACTTTTTGGTGGCCTCCTGAAGCTGCTCGAATCCAAGAATCCTTTTTAAGTCTCGTCGGCGCTCTGCCTTTGACTCCGGCAGTGAAGGAGCCGTGTCAGTGTCAGCCAGAGGAGGCGATTGTGAATTCTATGTGATGATTAACGGTGTATTCCAGGCTGCAGTCGGCCCGTCTTATCTCAGCCTCCAGCTAAATTGCTTTCTTTTCCCAGCCTTGTGAATGCTTGAGTACAACTGTATTGTAGGAGATGTCCCTCTCACGGGTGAAGGAGCGttccattatttattcatgcagtCACCTTTTTACATCTATTTGTGGAAAAGGAACgaaaagctgaaaacaacttTTACTTGTTTCATCTGCAaatctggtttgtttgtttcactgtcagttcCATCTACAAGCTGGAAAATAAACCTGTTAGATGAACATCGGGGGGGCAGCTGcaagtcagactgtgttgaaggctatgggaaaatgtccctcctccacAGTAAAGgttttcctgatgaatttacggtctcagtctgaaatacaacatgatgctcatttttggaatgatgctccattttagagggaaacagagcaggaaggtgGGGAGGGGTTACGGGACCTCCAAGTATTGCTTCAGAATCCAAAATGGCCGACAAAACAGAAGCTAACAAACTGATGGCGACGCCACGAGGGCTCTGATTGGTGCTGCCAGTTTCACTGTTTTACACACAGAGGTTTAAATTCAGTTGAGTGTTGCAGCACAGACATTACCAGTCGCAGCACGCACACATATCTGCATGTCTGAATCAATACTGTTGTTCTCTTCAGTTTGCTGTGACAGTCGAGGCAGCAGAAGAGCTGCTGCCCTTCAGCCCTGCGGTggcctggagctgctgctctccactGGGGGGGTGGGGACGGTTGACTTGCCCCCCCCACCATTCAATGCTGTCATTACTGATGGCACGATTATTCACAAACAATTCCAAAGATTTTCTTCCTTCCTTGTGAATTTGTCTTCAGATCTTTGTCTGAGttggatgatgatgacgacaaCACGTGCACGTCATGCTGCGGTTGTTCCATTCATTCTTCCCCCTATCCAGTACAACATGGCTTTctattcaaaaaacaaaagattacaattatttgtgtgatttttctgtttgtctgcacaTCATATTTTATATCCAGCTGATACAGAAAACAAGGTTGTCTGAAAACattctcctcctttctgttgGCGCTGCACGGAGAGGGTGTCTCTTCAGCATGTCACAAGGAATCAAAGGAGCACTAATAGAAATTACAGTCAAGTCCAACCCATCCTTAAATCCCCGGCATTAAGATGCGGAAATTATTCTCAACACAGTTGTTGACAAATGGCAATTAAAAGATTTGTTAATGTCGAGTGATTAAAAACACTGTGGGCATTTCACAGGGAAATTCAGCATGCAAATTGTTTTCTCTGCaactgctggtgctgctgggtTTGGGTGAAAAGCCCTTTTTCTCCCCACCGTTATCATAATATTAAAGAGCTGTCACTTCTTCTGTAATGGAATGCACAATGTGGAGAATTTGCATTTTTCAGCAGCTATCTTGTTTGTGCCAGGATGAGCAATTATTGGCAAGATACTTTTTTTCCCATCAGAATCATGAGATAATTCTTTTTCCTCCAAAGAAGCTGGTCAGTCACAGTCTGACTGGTTTCTTCTCACGTTGTGTTGTCTGATTTGCGTGGGACAGAAGCAGGTAGTGATTCCTGGGACACACTTTAATCAGGAGTGTTGACCGGAGGCAGCTGAGAGGAATCACCGTTAACGACCACGCTGGGGCTTGAAGAGTTACACACCTGAATTCTTCTCTGAGCGTTTTAGGATTATTTCACTGCAGGCTAAAACCTTCAGAGTGACACATTAATGCTGATACTCCAAGAAAAGACTTCCCCATAACTCCATCATGAGCTCTCTGCTGACTGTGATGGATTCAAGTAAAACTGTAAGTGTTGAAGACATTCATCgtctgtgtgtgaggatgtTAGGTAGACATCAGGTGATGCTCAAGCATCAGCCATTTTGGCCTCTGACTGGAGGAGCgctctttttttaaacctttttcttatttaatatCAAAGTCAGAAAACCATCTCTCACCCAACTGCACTTGAGTTGTGTTTTGGCCTAAAGCAGCAGCG contains:
- the LOC115042019 gene encoding LOW QUALITY PROTEIN: keratin-associated protein 4-6-like (The sequence of the model RefSeq protein was modified relative to this genomic sequence to represent the inferred CDS: substituted 1 base at 1 genomic stop codon), whose amino-acid sequence is MLWCHAGISSSEAASPQKCTSGFGGSSSPSRYLADTKREIFLLRYSESAHCGGELEGSSSSVGNTEAEVGSTCCSSTCCSSTCCSSTCCSSTCCSFTCCSSTCCSSTCCSSTCCSTCCSSICCSSTCCSTCCSSTCCSSTCCSSTCCSSICCRFYLLQFYRLXVLPAVVLSAVGSTCCSSICCSSTCCSSTCCSSTCCSSTCCSSTCCSSTCCSSTCCSSICCSSTCCSSTCCSSTCCSSTCCSSTCCSSTCCSSTCCSFTCCSSTCCWRHVDLIGGLQLKVLHAEPTAERTSLPHLEENQMSTEEAITLHCMSSFVHESSHLRCDFILKGASAEHCSFPTDRVAFSRAAMTLTEQAYQNL